The Gaiellales bacterium genome has a segment encoding these proteins:
- a CDS encoding SLATT domain-containing protein gives MERTRVAALLSDWLGDAHRARHAHSAAADHYSRLDLWIGGGAVVLAAVIGTSVFATLGQPLPTVWRVAGAIVTFAAAALSGFQTFFKGAARAEVHRQASRRYEAIVREIEQLETDPPESEEEAEREFDHLRTGFHEAGDQAPQVPTRSWAQVERMPRAGERR, from the coding sequence ATGGAGCGCACTCGCGTCGCCGCCCTTCTGTCCGACTGGCTGGGGGACGCGCATCGTGCGCGGCACGCCCATAGCGCGGCGGCCGATCACTACTCGCGACTGGACCTGTGGATCGGCGGCGGCGCAGTGGTGCTTGCGGCCGTGATCGGCACGAGCGTATTCGCGACCCTCGGGCAGCCGTTGCCGACCGTGTGGCGTGTCGCCGGGGCCATCGTGACCTTCGCGGCTGCGGCGCTGTCCGGCTTCCAGACGTTTTTCAAGGGCGCCGCCCGGGCGGAGGTCCACCGCCAGGCGAGCCGGCGCTACGAAGCGATCGTGCGCGAGATCGAGCAGCTCGAGACCGACCCGCCGGAGAGCGAGGAGGAGGCCGAGCGCGAGTTCGACCATCTCCGCACGGGCTTCCACGAGGCGGGCGACCAGGCCCCGCAGGTGCCCACGCGCAGCTGGGCTCAGGTCGAGCGCATGCCACGCGCCGGCGAGCGGAGGTAG